The following nucleotide sequence is from Vitis vinifera cultivar Pinot Noir 40024 chromosome 14, ASM3070453v1.
aaaaacatttttttttaatatttttctagaaTCAAACATATCCTTAgggttttaaaagtttttgcAAGATAGATCCAGGTTTTGGTGATTGTACGATGTTGTGAAGGATCGGATCCAATCCCCTATAAAACCTAgctattatttataaaatcatatcCAACCTATTTAATTGTCCTTGTTTACATCATTGTAACAGGACCTTAATACATTATTGTAACTTGACTCTTATGATAAAAGAGTTAATAatctatattaattttataataaattagacgggttaataatttatattagttttgttatatttttataaaaatttaactaTAACCCATAATTATATACAACCTGTTTAATTATATACATTTGTGTGgataatttattagaaaattaaaaaaagaaaaaaggaaaaagaaaataaacctCTTACCTTATCATAGAATATAGTGTTCCTGGCCTCATCTCACAGGGGGTCTTGATATTTTCAGGTGGGCCCAACACCCATGCCATTTTTGAACAGTCAGCATTTCAGCCTTCAAAAATACCGGTTCCTCCAAATTCAGACCTGCTGGAAGCAACATCTCCAAGAATGCAATGCTCTCAGTTTGCAATGTCTCACCTGTTTGATTCAGTAGGAACCTACTGAACCAAAACCCCACAATTCATCTGCAATCAGCTCAATAGGGTTCATCTATTTCTGCATATCCTCTCATGTCAGGTCCAGTAAATGCAACAAAACCCAAAAAGGTGAATCTAATTTCTGCTTTACCAAACTGCCCCATGACTGCCAAGCCAAAAACACCAACCCCATTTGCAGCCTAATTTTTGTCTATTAAATCCATCTTGGCGCACACAGTGGAAGTCATAGGCAAAGCCTTTGATGTTACAGAGGAAGAGAGATGGGAGATGGGCACTGTCTGAGGGACATGGTGCCATTTCTGGGCATGGTCACAGTGGAGGCCACCAATGTAGTCTTGAATGTCTTGTTTAAATCAGCCACATCTAGAGGGATGAGTGTCTATGTCTTCATTGTCTACTCTTATGCTGTTGCCACTCTCATTCTCTTCCCTTTGCTCTTCATCTTCAACGGGTTTGCTTCTCTATCCCCCAGTTTTCATCATCATATCATGCAATCTTTAACAGTACAACTTATGtctactttttttgtttttttgtttttattttttcaatttttgcagAAAGAGATTGCTTCTTCCCCCTTTCAAGTTCTCTCTCCTTTGTAAAATATGCAGCCTTGGATTCATTGGGTACAGAATTTCTACTAACAACCTGTGCATATATGTTATGATTTTTCTGTGAATTATGTACTCACTTTTCTTTTAATGTATTCTGAGGTTTTAGGTTTTTAGCTGAAATAGTCGCTTATAAGGGTATAGACTACAGTTCTCCAACTCTTGCTTCAGTTATCGGCAACCTCACACCAGCTCTTACTTTCATGCTTGCCATCTTTTTCAGGttctccctttcttcttcttcttcaaaccTCCATTGTCTTTCCCTTTTTGTCCCtgcatctttttcttttttggggtgTTTATGTAATTGCAATTGTTCTCTTTCTCTTCATCCATGGCCATATCATAgaaaataatccaaaaaaaggaagaatagaTAGAAGTAGCAGAATTGCTTAATTATTAGTAGTCACAATGAGCAAAATATACAGAATACAATGCATTACAAAAGTAAAAAAGTGATTGAATACTCTATGTTTGTTTGTTAATGcgtctctttatttattttattttgtagggctGTATAATAATGATTAGCGAACCATCCTCCTGTGTTACTAGcatttcatttaaataatttttgtatgcTGTAGCTGGCGAGCCAAGTGAAGAGACCTTGTAATGATTGTTAGAATGTATGATTATAAAGAATTAAGTTGAAGTAAAATACGGGACGGAAATAGATTTTTCTGAATTGAAGAATACAGAAATGGACATCATTGTTTGTTCTATGATTAGGTGCAAGAATTGTAAATATTTTCGTGCTTTTAAAGAATTAAGTTGAAGTAAAATATGGGATGGAAATAGATTTTTCTGAATTGAAGAATACAGATATGGACAGCATTGTTTATTCCATGATTAGGTGCAagaattgtaaaattttcatgctTTTGGAGAATCAAGTTGAAGTAAAATTTGggatggaaaaatatttttctcaattgaAGAATGCAGAAATGGACATCACTGTCTATTCTATGATTAGGTGCAagaattataaatttttcatgCTTTTCAAGGTTTTACCTGAGGCATTGTTCGGTATTTCATGTAATGGAAAGGATGGTTTAATTCTGAAGTCGAGTTTTGTCTATATGATTATGATAATCCAGTATAAAATATTGAATTCAATATTTAGTTACTGCAGAACTTAGGAGGATGGAAATATAGCAGGGGTTTTGTGACATTAGAATGGTGATGATCCAATCTTAGATAATTAAtgaattcaattttctatatgaTTATGATAATCCAGTATACAACCCTTTTCTTCTTGATCACCATCTGCAACTTCCGTATCTGTTTTGTCTTATTGGGTGCACCGAAAAGGATGGAAAAGCTAGCTTTGAGAAGCTTGAGTAGCTGGGCTAAAATCACAGGGACCATAGCATCAATATCAGGTGCATTGATAGTAGTTCTTTACAAGGGCCTTCAACTCACTTCAACTTCTTCTCCGTTGCAATTCATTTCACTTCATCAGCCTCTAAACTCACAGCAAATGAAATGGGTCATTGGTGGCCTTTTACTTGTTGCTGAAGACCTTTTGGTTTCAATCTGGTACATTGTTCAGGTATATTTCTCTGATGGTACCATAAAAACCATTGCTAGAACTTGAAATGGATAAAAATTTGGTGAGGACCTGGAAACTAAGAAAATTAAGCTGAATTTGCATTTGCTGGTGTCTTACAGGCCCAAGTGATGGAGGTGTACCCAGAAGAGCTAGTTGTTGTCTTCTTGAGCAACCTATGCTTGACCATCATATCTGCGCCAGTATGCCTAATTGCAGAAAAAAACTTGAGTGTTTGGAGAGTTGAACTTGATATAGCATTGGCTGCTATTGTTTTCTCTGTAAGTACTATTGTACTACCATTACGGAGAATTTATCAGGGATATAGTGTTGGCTATCTGGAAATTCTAAATGTTGCTTCTCTTTCTGTTTAGGCATTCTGGGGGTCTGCCTTTGGAATGGTTGTACCCACATGGGTTGTGCGCTTGAAGGGCCCTGTCTATGTTGCAATGTTCAATCCATTGTCCATTGTCATTGCAACCGCCATGGGGGTTATGTTCCTTGGCGATACTTTATATCTTGGAAGGTAGCTAAATTTCTCCCTTCTTCCTCATTCTCTGTTTGGGCTTCATGCCCTTGGAATCAACTACAAGGAGAAGCTTTCAGCATTTATTTGATTTACTTGGATTACCTATTTGTTTTTGCCATCTATTTACTTtgcctatttttcttctttttgcagCATCATAGGAGCGATAGTAATATCCATTGGGTTTTATATTGTAACCTGGGGAAAGGCAAAAGAAGAGACAATTGAGGACTTTGGAGTTGGAAGCTTGGAATCCTTGTCTAACCCAAAGATCCCTCTGTTGCTAAGCTGTCAAAGTGAAgtataggatatatatatgatatataaaattcattattGTCAAAATGTAAATTGTTTTCTGAGTATCATTTTTCCGAAATATCGAAAGAGTCATTGGCTGGAGTGTAGCAGAATCATGGAAACCAGTCTTTCTGTATGCATTCACACCTGGAATAGAGGTACAATATGGGTTTCATGATCTTCAATTTACCAAACAACCCAGCCAGATTTTCAGTCTCGCAGTCCATCCATGGTATGTGTCTGAGTTACTATCACATGACACTGTCTAAATGGACTGAATTGGATTTTTCTTGAAGGCTTGGCCCTACCCCCGCGTGAATCTCAAGCTCGTTAGGTGCCAATCCCATCAAACCACTGCCAGTGATGGACAACAAATAATACCCCTGTAGTGTGAAACTATAGCTGATGGCTATTGGACTCTGTTTGCCAGGAAAACTTTACTGCAAATATATTAGTTTCcaaacacaaagataaaataaccCTTGTGCAAAGATATATTGTGCAAAGATATATAAGGTTTTCAACGGAGTTTGACCCGATCATACTTATATTTATGAATGAGAAAGAATCATTTCACTATatcataaagaatattataaaagataataaaaacaaatacaatTATTGGATTTCAAAAATATCTTACATTTTTTCTCACTTTATATTTACACCTCGAAGCATCTAAGGTTTTTCGTTCATTCCTTATGCCTATACCTTGAATTGATCCACTAAGCATTCCCTTTTCTTATTAGAAAATCTCATATTATAATGATAGGTGGATATGGGAAACATTTTATATTGTCAATTAGGAATCAGATACACTTCCTAGCATGATATTTGCCACCTAGCTCGCCATGTAGGCTAACTAGGCAACCGATAACATGACTCCATTGGTCCTCCCGCAACCGCTTTGGCCTGTGCTCTTTCAGCAGACTGAGAAACGTGTGGGGGCTTCTTTGATGTTACATCTTTCCCCCATGGAGTAACATTTTGTAATTAGCAAGGATGTGGTAACAAGTTACAGTGGCCTCTACCAGATTGTTTGACTGAATGGTACTCCTAAGGTCACTATAGTAGGTCTGATGCACTTTTAGAAAGCGAACTTCTGGTTGCTCTTTGCCCTTTTCATTTGTGAAAACCCAATTCAGTGGAAATGAGAGTAGTGTTGCCCCTTCGAAATCCCACCCTCCCCATATAATAACACTTGGGTGGAGGTGGAGGGGGTGGAGGCGGTGGTGGTGTCACTCTcatcatcataaaaaaatgcCATGATATCCCATCTATCACTGGGGAAAGCCATGATTATGCTGAGATAGAATAAGCAATTGTAGCcattatcattatttaaaattttttttttttgcttgtgtCAGCCAAAAGCAATAATTCACAATCCTAAGACAATTATGGTTGGTTATTAGATTGTTAAACTTGTCCATCCAATTATCTCCTCAAAAAGGGTGGCTCTAGAAGATGAGCATCATAACCACTTGGTAAATTTGAGATGCTCAGTTGGTTCAATTAAGACCCAACACAGTTTTGAAGAGATCAAATACAGAAGGAAACAGAAATAGTTCATTTTTATCAGAATTGATGCTTGAGAAATATTCTCCCACTCTACTTGCCCATCAAAACCACCATAATTTTCTCCCACATCCTAATCCAACATGCAAAAACATCAGTCCTGTTGATCCCCAAAGCCTTCATCTCTGTTCTTTCCTTTCCTTGTCCTGGACCCAGAAGGATACAAAGTATAAAAGCAGATGCCATTGGAAAACCTGCCCCCATCCGAATCATCCAAAGCTTTTAAGAAATCAAGAATTGGCACACTTCAGTGGGGCCATGcattggcttttttttttttttttttcctttcctgacctttctttgtcatcttcttctccttccatTTTCCTGTGGCGCGTGGGCAGTGTTATTGACAAAAGATGACAACGTGGGACCGTAACATGTTATTGTGATTGCATGAAGCGTGAAACcacttttcattattattatatgtcACAGGGCAAATGACTTTTTCCACCATATTAAGCCACACCCAACCTCCTCCCTCTAGGATGTCCAAGTCAGCATTCACCCCCAAATGCCGGCCAACTTTTGTTGATGATCTCATATAGAGATCACAGAAAACCGTCGAACCCAATTGTGGATTTTGATGATCTTTCATAGAGATCACCGAAAGTTCAACTCCATGGTGGGTTAGCAGAGAAAATTCTTGAAACCCAACTGCGTTTTTGTTCtcgagagaaagagagagcagGAGAAGAGATGAGGAGGGGGGACTGGTACAGGGATGTGGTGTCATTTTCAGCCATGGTGGCTCTGGAGTGCACTAACGTGGGGCTGAACACGCTGTACAAGGCAGCCACCTTGAGGGGTTTGAACTACCATGTCTTTGTGGTCTATGCTTATGGTATTGCTGCGCTTGTTCTCCTTCCCTCACCCTTCATTACCCACAGGTCTCTCTCTTTCCCACTCATTTATTTTCTCGCAAATTTTTGCAAGTTTCCTGATTTTTTACAAGAATCCCAGCAACATGCATCCACCAATTCAGAATTGTATCTACGATGTTTTGCAGGAGAGGAGTTCTTCCCCCACTGAGCTTCCCCGTTCTGTGTAAAATCTTTGTACTTGGATTAATTGGGTAAAGTCATATTGTTTGTTGTTGCGAATTTCAAAGCAATCCCATGAATTTGAAGGATAATTGAAAGATGCTTACAATGCTTTAGTGCGAGGAATGAGTGGAAAACCAGAAACGATTAGGAACTAATTGTGTTTGGATGGTGGGGTTTTGCAGGTGTGCATCTCAGACAATGGGTTATAGAGGCATTAACATCAGTTCCCCAACTCTTGCTTCTGCCATCAGCAACCTCGTTCCAGCTTTTACTTTCATACTTGCAGTCATTTTCAGGTTTTGAACTTTACTCTTCTTCCCCTCGTGTAACTGCTTGGCTGCAGTTTTCAATTGCATAGGTAGGTGCGTCACcggtaaaaactaaaaagtatGTGTTGGGGTGAAACAATTCGCCCATATGGGTGACCCACCTTTGGGGTCAAATATCATAAAAGTCTTACTCAACTCTCAGACATCAATTGGTGGTTTTCAGACGAGATCATCAAATCCAATACAAGAGTATTCttttcacaaagaaaaaaagggataTTTCTTTTAATACTTGTAGGATATATTCATATCACAATCTAGCTAATTGAATCCATTTTTGAGTTGCTCGAATACTTGATATTTAATGGCTACACCATGAATTGAGGTCTCAAActttccccattttctccaCCAGCATATGGAAAGTTGGATCATTATGGAAGGGCCCAGTTATTTGTCTTTTTCCTTATACTAGAGTTTGTATTTTGCGTAACGTCATCATCTAGCCTGAAAATAACGCGAAGGACCTTGAACCACAAGTTATTTCAATAACCAAATGGCCGAATCATTGAAAATTTCTCTTTGTGAAATGACTGAATCTTGATTCTGAGCATCCAATGTTCTGATTCTGttcttattttataacaaaaaggATGGAAAAGCTAGCTTTGAGAAGCTCAAGCAGCCAGGCTAAAATCATTGGCACCATAGTATCAATATCAGGGGCATTTGTAGTGACTCTGTATAAGGGGCCCCCAATCATATTGACTCCATCTCCATCCATTTCACTTCATCAACCTCCTCACCCTCTGCGTTCATCAGAATCAAGCTGGATTATTGGTGCC
It contains:
- the LOC100264674 gene encoding WAT1-related protein At5g40230 — encoded protein: MGDGHCLRDMVPFLGMVTVEATNVVLNVLFKSATSRGMSVYVFIVYSYAVATLILFPLLFIFNGKRLLLPPFKFSLLCKICSLGFIGFLAEIVAYKGIDYSSPTLASVIGNLTPALTFMLAIFFRMEKLALRSLSSWAKITGTIASISGALIVVLYKGLQLTSTSSPLQFISLHQPLNSQQMKWVIGGLLLVAEDLLVSIWYIVQAQVMEVYPEELVVVFLSNLCLTIISAPVCLIAEKNLSVWRVELDIALAAIVFSAFWGSAFGMVVPTWVVRLKGPVYVAMFNPLSIVIATAMGVMFLGDTLYLGSIIGAIVISIGFYIVTWGKAKEETIEDFGVGSLESLSNPKIPLLLSCQSEV
- the LOC100259498 gene encoding WAT1-related protein At3g28050, with the translated sequence MRRGDWYRDVVSFSAMVALECTNVGLNTLYKAATLRGLNYHVFVVYAYGIAALVLLPSPFITHRRGVLPPLSFPVLCKIFVLGLIGCASQTMGYRGINISSPTLASAISNLVPAFTFILAVIFRMEKLALRSSSSQAKIIGTIVSISGAFVVTLYKGPPIILTPSPSISLHQPPHPLRSSESSWIIGALFLSVEYFLTPVWYIVQAHIIKEYPSEPTVVFFYNLFVSLLAAIVGLVTEPNSSVWIVRPRIALASIVCSGIFGSFLGNTIHTWAIRMKGPVYVAMFKPLAIIIAVTMGVALLGDSLYLGSVIGATIITMGFYTVMWGKAQEDMVEDCTIGSLESPSAQKAPLLQNYKTEEI